A genomic segment from Fusarium fujikuroi IMI 58289 draft genome, chromosome FFUJ_chr04 encodes:
- a CDS encoding related to C.carbonum toxD protein, translated as MEPITIPKTQRALIGTERDTLELTDAAPVPTPGKGWVLVKNVAVGLNPIDTKLTSGYTVHGAIGGFDCSGKVIALGPDASDSPLKIGDEVGIMVLGMNRSMPDVGAYSQYTLAQEDFILRKPPGYSLADMASLGTVFMAAGLAMRRLELPGTPLQPSPTPHYVLVYGGGTATGTIFCQLTRLAGLLPIAVCSPNSNELAKKSQAVECFDYREPDASVDAIKKLTKNGLKYAFDCIGSVDSARFCFRAIGRMGGHYETVHVPHEAITRTRKTVKSGFTYGLEMAGLDIDMPPPHGRPGNPELRKFGVDLARMLEGLLRDGKIVPHPVQVREGGLEGALQGLEEIKAGTVRGHKLVYLL; from the coding sequence ATGGAGCCAATCACCATTCCCAAGACGCAGCGTGCTCTTATCGGCACTGAGCGTGATACCCTCGAACTGACAGACGCCGCACCGGTTCCTACCCCTGGCAAGGGATGGGTACTGGTCAAGAACGTGGCGGTGGGCCTCAACCCCATCGACACTAAGCTTACAAGCGGATATACGGTTCATGGAGCAATTGGTGGCTTTGACTGCTCTGGTAAAGTCATCGCCCTCGGCCCCGATGCCTCAGACAGTCCTCTCAAAATAGGCGATGAGGTTGGAATCATGGTGCTTGGCATGAACCGGTCGATGCCGGACGTGGGAGCGTATTCCCAGTACACTCTGGCTCAGGAGGATTTCATCCTTCGCAAGCCACCCGGGTACTCCCTTGCTGACATGGCGTCTCTCGGCACTGTCTTCATGGCTGCAGGCCTAGCCATGAGGCGGCTCGAGCTCCCCGGGACACCCCTGCAGCCCTCACCAACACCCCACTACGTGCTGGTCTACGGGGGTGGGACAGCAACAGGCACCATCTTCTGCCAGTTGACGCGACTGGCGGGTCTCCTGCCAATTGCTGTATGCTCCCCCAACAGCAACGAGCTCGCCAAGAAGTCCCAAGCCGTTGAGTGCTTTGACTATCGCGAACCCGACGCTTCCGTGGACGcaatcaagaagctcaccaAGAACGGGCTCAAGTACGCGTTTGACTGCATTGGCTCGGTTGACTCTGCGCGCTTCTGCTTCCGAGCAATCGGCCGAATGGGTGGGCACTACGAGACGGTGCATGTCCCCCACGAAGCCATCACGCGAACGAGGAAGACGGTTAAGTCGGGATTTACGTATGGGCTTGAGATGGCGGGGTTGGACATTGACATGCCGCCGCCTCACGGGCGGCCTGGCAATCCCGAGCTGAGAAAGTTTGGTGTCGATCTTGCGCGGATGCTGGAGGGATTGCTCCGCGATGGTAAAATCGTTCCGCATCCTGTCCAGGTGAGGGAGGGTGGATTGGAGGGCGCCCTACAGGGCTTagaggagatcaaggcggGGACCGTTAGGGGCCATAAGCTGGTTTACTTGCTCTAG